In Fusarium musae strain F31 chromosome 7, whole genome shotgun sequence, a single window of DNA contains:
- a CDS encoding hypothetical protein (EggNog:ENOG41) yields the protein MSMNNTQKQDGLEIPVSDPQGVYVPQEEYQSLLAIAHQYVYLRQNLIAQGLNEATVDSLCLQKPAGDAPPYAPEQFEPSPPATFTCKEQTSTFPVQSNTASGCPTEDQGLRLNGSWQPNASYRSSTYPGGSINHKRPVYFQGNKRPEIKEWFERSAQRSVLLLNVPDGVTHGDVAAVIRGGPVLEIFLRSKDNTATVSFLHEADACAFIENCRAAGLYIKDRKFTLSGQVAHHIRKGGSRNFVIRKRDPNLTTQAIRDDLEHIHNLHVISIEFEKDSCFISTNAVHGAIYARTCLQSRVEYRASRIEWYADECAQPFRRISSAFHAPVPDVKPQRSVITAHPSRKDLMGNRFQLLDLSDSEGSNGDDSSDDSF from the exons ATGAGCATGAACAACACGCA GAAACAAGAT GGCCTTGAGATACCAGTGAGCGACCCCCAAGGCGTGTACGTGCCTCAAGAGGAATACCAGAGCCTCCTTGCGATTGCCCACCAGTATG TCTACCTACGTCAGAATCTCATCGCACAAGGGCTGAACGAAGCAACTGTGGAT TCTCTCTGCCTTCAGAAGCCAGCTGGAGATGCGCCTCCCTATGCCCCTGAACAGTTTGAACCATCGCCACCGGCAACATTCACTTGCAAAGAACAAACATCTACTTTCCCAGTTCAATCGAATACCGCTTCGGGATGCCCTACTGAAGATCAAGGACTTCGGCTGAACGGGAGTTGGCAGCCTAATGCGTCGTATCGATCCTCAACCTATCCGGGTGGCTCGATCAACCACAAACGGCCTGTGTATTTCCAGGGCAACAAAAGGCCAGAAATTAAGGAATGGTTTGAGCGCTCTGCGCAGAGGTCAGTCCTGCTCCTCAATGTACCTGATGGCGTCACACATGGGGATGTTGCTGCGGTTATTCGAGGAGGTCCCGTACTGGAGATTTTTCTTCGAAGTAAAGATAACACTGCCACGGTCTCCTTTTTGCACGAGGCTGATGCCTGTGCTTTTATTGAGAACTGTCGTGCAGCCGGTTTGTACATCAAAGACCGGAAG TTCACCCTCAGTGGCCAGGTTGCCCATCATATTCGTAAGGGTGGCTCTCGTAACTTCGTCATCCGCAAGCGGGACCCCAACCTCACTACTCAGGCTATCCGCGATGATCTGGAACACATTCACAATCTTCATGTGATCAGCATCGAGTTTGAGAAGGACAGCTGTTTCATCAGCACCAATGCGGTCCATGGAGCTATTTATGCTCGAACTTGTCTTCAGAGCCGAGT AGAGTACAGAGCCTCTCGTATTGAATGGTATGCGGATGAATGTGCGCAGCCATTTCGGAGAATATCGTCTGCATTTCACGCTCCCGTCCCTGATGTGAAGCCGCAGAGAAGTGTCATTACCGCCCATCCATCACGCAAGGACCTCATGGGAAACCGTTTCCAGCTGTTGGATCTTTCTGATAGTGAGGGAAGTAATGGGGATGATTCATCTGACGACTCTTTTTGA